A window from Citrus sinensis cultivar Valencia sweet orange chromosome 3, DVS_A1.0, whole genome shotgun sequence encodes these proteins:
- the LOC102618583 gene encoding uncharacterized protein LOC102618583 isoform X2, producing MEVMLFLIWGIGCCKIGWESVLRMGVDLRDLFLYEAFLYYNPLLLVTMMVWLWGVNLWVFSQGSANYAKIFDLDQNHLTHHEIWKCSIWMTIIVPTSMTAYLYLYSHGEVSLAASQPVLLYIAIAIVLIFPFDIFYLSSRYFFLRTLWRIALPLQAITFPDFFLADILTSMAKVFSDLERSICRMVHRQVATIAWFEADSVCGSHSIAIPLVLVFPYLCRLLQCLRQYKDTKEKTTLLNALKYSTAVPVIFLSALKYHVFPHKWSSVYRPLWLLSSVINSLYSFYWDVTRDWDLSGFSRIFKFNKPSFFSNLLYGRQWIYFWVIGSNLILRCTWTYKLSAHLRHNHLTVFAVAVLEMLRRFQWIFFRVESEWNKITKSSFQLPTSEMLKEDEKLKLLASTNHDI from the exons ATGGAG GTGATGTTGTTTCTGATATGGGGCATTGGTTGCTGCAAG ATTGGATGGGAATCTGTTCTGAGAATGGGAGTAGATTTGCGGGATTTGTTCTTGTATGAGGCATTCTTGTATTACAACCCTCTCCTTTTGGTG ACAATGATGGTTTGGCTTTGGGGAGTGAACTTATGGGTCTTCTCGCAGGGCAGTGCTAATTACGCGAAAATATTTGATCTCGATCAAAACCACCTCACTCACCACGAAATTTGGAAG TGTAGTATTTGGATGACAATTATTGTACCAACTAGCATGACAGCATACCTTTATCTGTATTCTCATGGAGAAGTATCATTGGCAGCGTCACAACCT GTACTCTTGTATATTGCTATTGCTATAGTTCTGATTTTCCCCTTTGATATCTTCTACTTGTCATCTCGTTACTTCTTTTTAAGGACTCTATGGCGGATAGCTCTTCCTCTGCAG GCAATTACATTTCCTGACTTTTTCTTGGCTGATATTCTGACCTCGATGGCAAAG GTGTTTTCAGATCTGGAACGTTCAATCTGTCGAATGGTTCATCGACAG GTAGCCACAATTGCCTGGTTTGAGGCGGATTCAGTTTGTGGTAGTCACTCAATAGCAATTCCACTGGTGCTTGTTTTCCCTTATCTCTGTCGTTTATTGCAATGTCTTCGTCAGTACAAGGATACAAAGGAAAAGACAACCCTTTTAAATG ctttaaaatattcaacGGCAGTCCCAGTGATTTTTCTTTCAGCCCTCAAATATCATGTTTTCCCTCATAAGTGGTCATCCGTTTATCGCCCACTCTGGCTTCTCTCAAGTGTTATCAATTCACTATATTCATTTTACTGGGATGTAACTCGAGATTGGGACCTGAG TGGCTTCTCTAGGATTTTCAAGTTCAACAAACCAAGTTTTTTTTCCAATCTGTTATATGGACGACAATGG atttatttttgggttattgGAAGCAACTTGATTCTGCGTTGCACATGGACGTACAAACTCTCGGCACATTTGCGCCATAACCACCTGACTGTATTTGCAGTTGCCGTCCTTGAGATGCTGAGGCGCTTCCAATGGATATTCTTTCGAGTAGAAAGTGAGTGGAATAAAATTACTAAGTCAAGCTTCCAGCTTCCAACGAGTGAAATGCTAAAGGAAgatgagaaattaaaattacttgcCTCAACTAATCACGACATATAG
- the LOC102618583 gene encoding uncharacterized protein LOC102618583 isoform X1 — MKSASSPVHRAAILPSPIFLWRFKVMLFLIWGIGCCKIGWESVLRMGVDLRDLFLYEAFLYYNPLLLVTMMVWLWGVNLWVFSQGSANYAKIFDLDQNHLTHHEIWKCSIWMTIIVPTSMTAYLYLYSHGEVSLAASQPVLLYIAIAIVLIFPFDIFYLSSRYFFLRTLWRIALPLQAITFPDFFLADILTSMAKVFSDLERSICRMVHRQVATIAWFEADSVCGSHSIAIPLVLVFPYLCRLLQCLRQYKDTKEKTTLLNALKYSTAVPVIFLSALKYHVFPHKWSSVYRPLWLLSSVINSLYSFYWDVTRDWDLSGFSRIFKFNKPSFFSNLLYGRQWIYFWVIGSNLILRCTWTYKLSAHLRHNHLTVFAVAVLEMLRRFQWIFFRVESEWNKITKSSFQLPTSEMLKEDEKLKLLASTNHDI; from the exons ATGAAGAGTGCAAGTTCGCCGGTGCACAGAGCTGCGATATTGCCGTCTCCAATCTTTTTATGGAGGTTCAAg GTGATGTTGTTTCTGATATGGGGCATTGGTTGCTGCAAG ATTGGATGGGAATCTGTTCTGAGAATGGGAGTAGATTTGCGGGATTTGTTCTTGTATGAGGCATTCTTGTATTACAACCCTCTCCTTTTGGTG ACAATGATGGTTTGGCTTTGGGGAGTGAACTTATGGGTCTTCTCGCAGGGCAGTGCTAATTACGCGAAAATATTTGATCTCGATCAAAACCACCTCACTCACCACGAAATTTGGAAG TGTAGTATTTGGATGACAATTATTGTACCAACTAGCATGACAGCATACCTTTATCTGTATTCTCATGGAGAAGTATCATTGGCAGCGTCACAACCT GTACTCTTGTATATTGCTATTGCTATAGTTCTGATTTTCCCCTTTGATATCTTCTACTTGTCATCTCGTTACTTCTTTTTAAGGACTCTATGGCGGATAGCTCTTCCTCTGCAG GCAATTACATTTCCTGACTTTTTCTTGGCTGATATTCTGACCTCGATGGCAAAG GTGTTTTCAGATCTGGAACGTTCAATCTGTCGAATGGTTCATCGACAG GTAGCCACAATTGCCTGGTTTGAGGCGGATTCAGTTTGTGGTAGTCACTCAATAGCAATTCCACTGGTGCTTGTTTTCCCTTATCTCTGTCGTTTATTGCAATGTCTTCGTCAGTACAAGGATACAAAGGAAAAGACAACCCTTTTAAATG ctttaaaatattcaacGGCAGTCCCAGTGATTTTTCTTTCAGCCCTCAAATATCATGTTTTCCCTCATAAGTGGTCATCCGTTTATCGCCCACTCTGGCTTCTCTCAAGTGTTATCAATTCACTATATTCATTTTACTGGGATGTAACTCGAGATTGGGACCTGAG TGGCTTCTCTAGGATTTTCAAGTTCAACAAACCAAGTTTTTTTTCCAATCTGTTATATGGACGACAATGG atttatttttgggttattgGAAGCAACTTGATTCTGCGTTGCACATGGACGTACAAACTCTCGGCACATTTGCGCCATAACCACCTGACTGTATTTGCAGTTGCCGTCCTTGAGATGCTGAGGCGCTTCCAATGGATATTCTTTCGAGTAGAAAGTGAGTGGAATAAAATTACTAAGTCAAGCTTCCAGCTTCCAACGAGTGAAATGCTAAAGGAAgatgagaaattaaaattacttgcCTCAACTAATCACGACATATAG
- the LOC102618583 gene encoding uncharacterized protein LOC102618583 isoform X3, whose product MKSASSPVHRAAILPSPIFLWRFKVMLFLIWGIGCCKIGWESVLRMGVDLRDLFLYEAFLYYNPLLLVTMMVWLWGVNLWVFSQGSANYAKIFDLDQNHLTHHEIWKVLLYIAIAIVLIFPFDIFYLSSRYFFLRTLWRIALPLQAITFPDFFLADILTSMAKVFSDLERSICRMVHRQVATIAWFEADSVCGSHSIAIPLVLVFPYLCRLLQCLRQYKDTKEKTTLLNALKYSTAVPVIFLSALKYHVFPHKWSSVYRPLWLLSSVINSLYSFYWDVTRDWDLSGFSRIFKFNKPSFFSNLLYGRQWIYFWVIGSNLILRCTWTYKLSAHLRHNHLTVFAVAVLEMLRRFQWIFFRVESEWNKITKSSFQLPTSEMLKEDEKLKLLASTNHDI is encoded by the exons ATGAAGAGTGCAAGTTCGCCGGTGCACAGAGCTGCGATATTGCCGTCTCCAATCTTTTTATGGAGGTTCAAg GTGATGTTGTTTCTGATATGGGGCATTGGTTGCTGCAAG ATTGGATGGGAATCTGTTCTGAGAATGGGAGTAGATTTGCGGGATTTGTTCTTGTATGAGGCATTCTTGTATTACAACCCTCTCCTTTTGGTG ACAATGATGGTTTGGCTTTGGGGAGTGAACTTATGGGTCTTCTCGCAGGGCAGTGCTAATTACGCGAAAATATTTGATCTCGATCAAAACCACCTCACTCACCACGAAATTTGGAAG GTACTCTTGTATATTGCTATTGCTATAGTTCTGATTTTCCCCTTTGATATCTTCTACTTGTCATCTCGTTACTTCTTTTTAAGGACTCTATGGCGGATAGCTCTTCCTCTGCAG GCAATTACATTTCCTGACTTTTTCTTGGCTGATATTCTGACCTCGATGGCAAAG GTGTTTTCAGATCTGGAACGTTCAATCTGTCGAATGGTTCATCGACAG GTAGCCACAATTGCCTGGTTTGAGGCGGATTCAGTTTGTGGTAGTCACTCAATAGCAATTCCACTGGTGCTTGTTTTCCCTTATCTCTGTCGTTTATTGCAATGTCTTCGTCAGTACAAGGATACAAAGGAAAAGACAACCCTTTTAAATG ctttaaaatattcaacGGCAGTCCCAGTGATTTTTCTTTCAGCCCTCAAATATCATGTTTTCCCTCATAAGTGGTCATCCGTTTATCGCCCACTCTGGCTTCTCTCAAGTGTTATCAATTCACTATATTCATTTTACTGGGATGTAACTCGAGATTGGGACCTGAG TGGCTTCTCTAGGATTTTCAAGTTCAACAAACCAAGTTTTTTTTCCAATCTGTTATATGGACGACAATGG atttatttttgggttattgGAAGCAACTTGATTCTGCGTTGCACATGGACGTACAAACTCTCGGCACATTTGCGCCATAACCACCTGACTGTATTTGCAGTTGCCGTCCTTGAGATGCTGAGGCGCTTCCAATGGATATTCTTTCGAGTAGAAAGTGAGTGGAATAAAATTACTAAGTCAAGCTTCCAGCTTCCAACGAGTGAAATGCTAAAGGAAgatgagaaattaaaattacttgcCTCAACTAATCACGACATATAG